In Miniphocaeibacter halophilus, the following proteins share a genomic window:
- the mfd gene encoding transcription-repair coupling factor gives MNYVTDPIKNLQGYKNLKKAIDDKINSIYMHGLIKDSMGHFLYSLYNNEKRNILVVVEDDISARKLYENILSFDKDIVEIFPSSEINYYNISSLEKNNEDSRLKVINRLFNKEKFITVASSNALQRRITSKSNFKKFSLKINIDDLIDLEEITETLTYLQYERVSMIEGKGQFAIRGGILDIYPMQMDNPVRIELFDDEIDSMRLFDIATQRSIENIQDFSISPSRELILNDKQRKKIIDGLCKDLDKIENKALYGIDKENLLNKFSGILEYLENNLFISNMDLVSPYLGKGDFSLLTDYLNKDSIIFIDDIAKVYDRNSEISAMAAEDLAYKEEKGEAFERHEKILLPFKSVLENIKPFTVINSTSLMKKTRLLSPKIEVKIESMEAPNFNRNLTVLTEYIENNIYNGYKIVVFADSKEKAKFLRDLFETEGINSVITKDFNHEIKTGQVFIIGSSLPSGFEYRNIKYLFLTHKEIYGKAKQLTKKRVKKKTAKDIINYSDLVIDDFVVHENHGVGQYKGIEQIEVQGIKKDYIIIQYRGNDRLFIPTDQMNLVQKYIGGEAVKPRLNKLSGIEWQKAKQKAKKSVEVIAEDLIELYAERSKIKGFSFSKDTEWQREFESSFIYEETPSQIRSIEEIKKDMESEKPMDRLLCGDVGYGKTEVAIRAAFKAIMDGKQVAFLVPTTILAQQHYNTILERFKDYPMKVEMLSRFRTAKEQKQILKDLNRGLIDIVVGTHKILSKDLVFKDLGLLIIDEEQRFGVRHKEKLKDLKKNIDVLTLSATPIPRTLQMGLVGIRDMSTLDEPPEERFPINTYVIEFNPQIIKDAIEREILRGGQIYFVYNKIHDIDEVRFKLLDLVPNAKIAIAHGRMSERELENVMLDFGDGEYDVLLCTTIIETGLDIANVNTMIVYDADKMGLSQLYQLKGRIGRGDRTSYAYFTYEQNKSLTEISEKRLMAIKDFTEFGSGYKIAMRDLELRGAGNILGEVQSGHISAVGYDLYVKLLEETLGEIRGEAPKVKASEVEIDIKIDAYIPSSYIEDSNEKIDMYKKIASIDTEEDYDEIVEELIDRFGDIPKMVQNIMDISLMKSYASKCNFERIFEKSGNLEIIYSDKKELDFKELEFISENYNGEMNFDLSDKPIISIEFKDNNLKNIIELLKVIMTFKINNDKN, from the coding sequence ATGAACTACGTAACAGACCCAATTAAAAACCTGCAAGGATATAAGAATTTAAAGAAAGCAATAGATGATAAGATAAATTCAATTTATATGCATGGTTTAATAAAAGATAGTATGGGACATTTTTTATATTCTTTATATAATAACGAGAAAAGAAATATTTTAGTTGTTGTAGAAGATGATATATCTGCAAGAAAATTATATGAAAATATATTATCCTTTGACAAGGATATAGTTGAAATCTTTCCAAGTAGTGAGATAAATTATTATAATATTAGCAGTTTGGAAAAAAACAATGAAGATAGTCGTTTAAAGGTTATAAATAGATTATTCAATAAGGAAAAATTTATAACTGTTGCCAGTTCTAACGCATTACAAAGAAGAATTACCAGTAAATCCAATTTTAAAAAATTTAGTTTAAAAATCAATATTGATGATTTAATAGATCTTGAAGAAATTACTGAAACATTAACATATTTACAATATGAAAGAGTAAGTATGATAGAGGGGAAAGGTCAATTTGCCATTAGAGGTGGTATTTTAGATATTTATCCTATGCAAATGGACAATCCTGTAAGAATAGAGCTATTTGATGATGAAATAGACTCTATGAGATTATTTGACATAGCAACACAACGTTCTATTGAAAATATTCAAGATTTTTCCATATCTCCTTCAAGGGAGTTAATATTAAATGATAAACAAAGAAAAAAAATTATTGATGGACTTTGTAAAGATTTAGATAAAATAGAAAACAAGGCACTTTATGGTATAGACAAAGAAAATTTACTTAATAAGTTTTCTGGAATATTGGAATATTTAGAAAATAATTTGTTTATTTCCAATATGGATTTAGTTTCCCCTTATTTAGGAAAGGGAGACTTCAGTCTTTTAACTGATTATTTAAACAAGGATTCTATTATATTTATAGATGACATAGCTAAAGTCTATGATAGAAATAGTGAAATATCAGCAATGGCAGCAGAGGACCTAGCCTATAAAGAGGAAAAGGGAGAGGCTTTTGAACGACATGAAAAAATACTCCTACCTTTTAAGAGTGTTTTAGAGAATATAAAACCATTTACAGTAATAAATTCAACCTCTCTAATGAAGAAGACAAGGCTACTAAGTCCTAAAATAGAAGTAAAAATAGAATCGATGGAAGCGCCAAATTTTAATAGAAATTTGACGGTGTTAACAGAATATATAGAAAACAATATATATAATGGTTATAAGATAGTTGTATTTGCTGATTCTAAAGAAAAGGCAAAATTCTTAAGGGATTTGTTTGAAACAGAAGGAATAAATTCCGTTATTACCAAGGACTTTAATCATGAAATAAAAACAGGCCAAGTATTTATTATAGGTAGTTCATTGCCTTCTGGATTTGAATACAGAAATATAAAGTATTTATTTTTAACTCATAAAGAAATTTATGGCAAGGCAAAGCAACTTACAAAGAAACGAGTTAAGAAAAAAACTGCAAAGGATATTATAAATTATTCAGATTTAGTAATAGATGATTTTGTAGTTCACGAAAACCATGGAGTTGGTCAATATAAAGGCATTGAACAAATTGAAGTTCAAGGAATAAAAAAAGACTATATTATTATTCAATATAGGGGTAATGATAGATTATTTATTCCTACAGATCAAATGAACTTGGTTCAAAAATATATTGGTGGAGAGGCTGTTAAACCAAGGCTTAATAAATTAAGCGGCATTGAGTGGCAAAAAGCTAAACAGAAGGCTAAAAAATCCGTAGAGGTTATAGCAGAGGATTTAATAGAGCTATATGCTGAAAGATCTAAAATAAAGGGATTTAGTTTTTCAAAGGACACTGAATGGCAAAGGGAGTTTGAAAGTTCCTTTATATATGAGGAAACCCCTAGTCAAATTAGAAGTATTGAAGAAATTAAAAAGGACATGGAGTCGGAAAAACCAATGGACAGACTTCTTTGTGGTGACGTTGGTTATGGTAAGACAGAAGTAGCAATTAGAGCTGCTTTTAAAGCCATAATGGATGGTAAACAGGTAGCCTTTTTAGTGCCAACAACTATTTTAGCACAGCAACATTATAATACTATTTTAGAGCGTTTCAAGGATTATCCTATGAAAGTTGAGATGCTTTCAAGGTTTAGAACAGCAAAAGAACAAAAACAAATCCTAAAGGATTTAAATAGAGGCTTAATAGACATAGTAGTAGGAACACATAAAATACTTTCAAAAGATTTGGTTTTCAAAGATTTAGGCTTGCTTATAATTGATGAGGAACAACGTTTTGGAGTAAGACATAAAGAAAAACTAAAGGATTTAAAGAAAAACATAGATGTACTTACTCTATCAGCAACACCAATTCCAAGAACTTTACAAATGGGGCTAGTAGGAATTAGGGATATGTCTACTTTAGATGAACCACCAGAAGAAAGATTTCCTATAAATACCTATGTAATAGAATTTAATCCTCAAATTATTAAAGATGCAATAGAAAGAGAAATACTTAGAGGTGGACAAATATATTTTGTATATAACAAAATACACGATATTGATGAAGTAAGATTTAAACTTTTAGACTTAGTTCCAAATGCAAAAATTGCAATTGCTCATGGAAGAATGTCTGAAAGGGAATTAGAAAATGTAATGCTGGATTTTGGCGATGGAGAATATGATGTTTTACTTTGTACAACAATTATAGAAACAGGTCTTGATATTGCAAATGTAAACACTATGATTGTTTATGATGCAGATAAAATGGGACTTTCTCAACTTTATCAACTAAAGGGGAGAATTGGTAGAGGTGACAGAACCTCCTATGCCTATTTTACCTACGAACAAAATAAATCATTAACAGAAATTTCTGAAAAAAGACTTATGGCAATAAAGGATTTTACAGAGTTTGGCTCAGGATATAAAATAGCCATGAGAGATTTGGAACTTCGAGGAGCAGGAAATATTTTAGGAGAAGTTCAAAGTGGACATATTTCTGCTGTAGGTTATGATTTATATGTTAAACTATTAGAGGAAACTCTTGGAGAAATTCGAGGTGAAGCTCCAAAAGTAAAGGCATCTGAAGTTGAAATAGATATAAAAATAGATGCATATATTCCATCTAGCTATATTGAGGACTCTAATGAAAAAATTGATATGTATAAAAAGATTGCATCAATTGATACAGAAGAAGACTACGATGAAATAGTAGAGGAGTTAATAGATAGATTTGGTGACATACCAAAAATGGTACAAAACATAATGGATATATCATTAATGAAGTCCTATGCTTCAAAATGTAACTTTGAAAGAATTTTTGAAAAATCAGGTAATTTAGAAATAATATATAGTGACAAAAAAGAATTGGACTTTAAAGAGCTAGAATTTATAAGTGAAAATTATAATGGTGAAATGAACTTTGATTTATCTGACAAACCTATAATTTCAATAGAGTTTAAAGATAATAATCTAAAAAATATAATTGAGCTATTAAAAGTTATAATGACTTTTAAAATAAATAATGATAAAAATTAG
- the pth gene encoding aminoacyl-tRNA hydrolase has protein sequence MKLIVGLGNPGKKYEGNRHNVGFMAIDKLAEENNISINKAKFHSIYGEGRINSEKVILMKPVTYMNNSGIAVMECSNYYNIPIDDIVVICDDIDIPFGTIRIKKKGSAGTHNGLKSIIYHLKNDNFPRIKISVGEKIPQMSLADFVLSNFTKDEIVVLEKEIEDSVKAAELIIGNNIEEAMNRFNGKSHLEVN, from the coding sequence TTGAAATTAATAGTTGGACTGGGAAACCCTGGTAAAAAATACGAGGGAAATCGACATAATGTTGGCTTTATGGCTATTGATAAATTAGCAGAAGAAAACAACATTAGTATAAACAAAGCAAAATTTCATTCAATTTACGGTGAAGGAAGAATTAATTCTGAAAAAGTAATTCTTATGAAACCAGTAACATATATGAATAATTCAGGAATTGCAGTTATGGAATGTTCTAATTACTATAATATTCCAATAGATGATATTGTTGTAATTTGTGATGATATAGATATACCCTTTGGAACAATACGAATTAAGAAAAAAGGCTCTGCCGGTACTCACAATGGTTTAAAATCCATAATATACCATTTAAAAAATGATAATTTTCCAAGGATTAAAATATCCGTTGGAGAAAAAATACCACAGATGAGTTTAGCGGATTTTGTTCTAAGCAATTTTACTAAGGACGAAATTGTAGTATTGGAAAAGGAAATAGAGGATTCTGTTAAGGCAGCTGAATTGATAATTGGAAATAATATTGAAGAAGCTATGAACAGATTTAATGGAAAAAGTCATTTAGAAGTAAATTAA
- the glmU gene encoding bifunctional UDP-N-acetylglucosamine diphosphorylase/glucosamine-1-phosphate N-acetyltransferase GlmU, with product MNICIILAAGEGTRMKSKNSKVLHKLMNKSMIEYVLNASDSVNVGKKIIIAGKNKNDLENILSDTDVIIKEQKIGKEYPYGTGYAVSLALDEIDNNDNVLILTGDTPLIKGQTLKEFMDFHNKNNNIATVLTANIEDPTGYGRIIKDHNGNLIKIVEHKDCTEEELKIKEFNSGFIVINGKALKNSINKLDQDNIQGEMYLTDIFEIIREEGDKISTFLIDDVEEVYGINSKLQLSIAQEVLRKRINSYHMSNGVIMENPNNIFIEDSVIIGKDSEIRSGVRITGNTIIGEDCLIYGDTVIDNTKIGNNVTIKSSTIENSEIGDGTDIGPYAHIRPNSKLGKNIHIGNFVEVKNSNIDNGTKAGHLAYIGDGDLGKDVNIACGVIFANYDGKFKHRTRIGDNAFIGSNVNLVAPLTVEKKGYVAAGSTITKDVREGELSVERAEQRNISGWVKKKEERDSRK from the coding sequence ATGAATATTTGTATAATTCTTGCAGCAGGCGAAGGAACTAGGATGAAATCTAAAAACTCTAAGGTTCTTCATAAGTTAATGAATAAGTCTATGATTGAATATGTACTTAATGCAAGTGATAGTGTTAATGTTGGGAAAAAAATTATTATTGCAGGTAAAAATAAAAATGATTTAGAAAATATTTTATCAGATACAGATGTTATTATAAAAGAGCAAAAGATTGGAAAGGAATATCCTTACGGAACAGGTTATGCCGTTAGTCTTGCTTTAGATGAAATAGATAATAATGATAATGTTTTAATTTTAACTGGAGATACTCCATTAATAAAGGGACAAACATTAAAGGAATTTATGGATTTTCATAATAAAAACAATAATATTGCTACGGTTTTAACGGCAAATATTGAAGATCCAACAGGATATGGTAGAATTATCAAGGACCATAATGGTAATTTAATAAAAATTGTTGAGCATAAGGATTGTACAGAAGAAGAATTGAAAATTAAGGAATTTAATTCAGGCTTTATTGTAATTAATGGAAAAGCTTTAAAAAATAGTATAAATAAATTGGACCAAGACAACATTCAAGGTGAAATGTACTTAACGGATATTTTTGAAATTATAAGGGAAGAAGGGGATAAAATCTCTACTTTTCTTATAGATGATGTAGAGGAAGTTTATGGAATTAATTCAAAGTTACAACTTTCCATTGCACAAGAAGTGTTAAGAAAGAGAATAAATTCCTATCATATGTCAAATGGAGTTATTATGGAAAATCCTAATAATATTTTTATTGAAGATTCTGTAATAATTGGTAAAGATTCAGAAATTAGATCAGGCGTTAGAATTACCGGTAATACTATAATCGGAGAAGATTGTTTAATTTATGGAGATACTGTAATAGATAATACTAAAATAGGAAATAATGTTACAATAAAGTCATCTACTATTGAAAATAGTGAAATAGGAGATGGTACAGATATAGGACCTTATGCACATATAAGACCAAATTCTAAATTAGGTAAAAATATTCATATCGGAAATTTTGTTGAAGTAAAAAATTCAAATATAGATAATGGAACTAAGGCAGGACATTTAGCTTATATAGGCGATGGTGATTTAGGTAAGGATGTGAATATTGCTTGTGGTGTTATATTTGCAAATTATGATGGTAAATTTAAACATAGGACAAGAATAGGAGATAATGCTTTTATAGGAAGTAATGTAAATTTAGTAGCACCTTTAACTGTTGAAAAAAAGGGTTATGTTGCAGCTGGATCTACAATTACAAAGGATGTAAGAGAGGGGGAACTCTCTGTTGAAAGAGCAGAACAAAGAAATATCTCCGGTTGGGTAAAGAAAAAAGAAGAAAGGGATAGTAGGAAGTAG
- the murC gene encoding UDP-N-acetylmuramate--L-alanine ligase produces MFNFNLYDKNIKKVHFIGIGGVSMSGIAELLKFHNFDVSGSDRDDSDTLDHLRGLGIKISIGQKKENINNPDLIIYTDAILPDNEELIAAKNAGVPCVSRGVFLGALMRNYKYSIGVSGSHGKSTTTSMISKILVNSEVDPNILLGGKLDEIDGNVHCGKSDYLLTEACEFKANILNYYPSMAIILNIDEDHLDFYKDINHIVSTFIGYMKNLDENSKAVINIDDENCLPLLDHIKGEVLSFGIENEKAVYNIKNISFDEIGHPSFDIVSEKEGFGTQHFSLNIIGRYNIYNSAAAIIASFESGIDLETIKESMYEYKNLHRRMEVIGKYKDAIIMTDYGHHPVEIKATMSALAEHKKEKLVCVFQPHTYSRTKHLLNDFANSFYDCDEVIVTEIYAAREKFDPTIHSVDLVEKLRENGVNAIYLKTFEEAKDHIQNEVKNQDVVITTGCGNPDVLAKMIVE; encoded by the coding sequence ATGTTTAATTTTAATTTATACGATAAAAATATAAAAAAAGTTCACTTTATTGGAATAGGTGGAGTAAGCATGAGTGGAATTGCTGAATTACTTAAATTTCATAACTTTGATGTGTCAGGTTCCGATAGAGACGATTCAGATACATTAGATCATTTAAGAGGATTAGGAATAAAAATATCCATAGGACAAAAAAAAGAAAATATTAATAACCCAGATTTAATTATATATACAGATGCAATTCTTCCAGACAACGAAGAGTTAATTGCTGCAAAAAATGCAGGTGTACCCTGTGTTTCCAGAGGAGTTTTCCTAGGAGCTCTTATGAGAAACTACAAATACTCAATAGGAGTGTCCGGTTCTCATGGAAAATCTACAACAACAAGTATGATTTCAAAAATTCTTGTAAACTCCGAAGTCGATCCTAATATTCTTCTAGGAGGAAAATTAGATGAAATTGATGGAAATGTTCATTGCGGAAAAAGTGATTATCTTTTAACTGAGGCTTGTGAATTTAAAGCCAATATATTAAATTATTATCCTTCAATGGCCATAATACTTAATATTGACGAAGATCATTTAGATTTTTATAAAGATATAAATCATATTGTTAGTACCTTTATAGGATATATGAAAAATTTAGATGAAAATTCCAAAGCCGTTATAAATATTGACGATGAAAATTGTCTACCACTTTTAGATCATATTAAAGGTGAAGTTTTAAGTTTTGGAATAGAAAATGAAAAGGCAGTTTACAATATAAAAAATATTTCCTTTGATGAAATAGGTCATCCAAGTTTTGATATAGTTAGTGAAAAAGAAGGTTTTGGAACTCAACATTTCTCACTAAATATAATAGGACGATACAATATTTACAACTCTGCAGCTGCAATTATTGCTTCCTTTGAATCTGGAATAGATTTGGAAACAATAAAAGAAAGTATGTATGAATATAAAAATCTCCATAGGCGTATGGAAGTTATTGGAAAATATAAAGATGCAATAATAATGACAGACTATGGTCATCACCCTGTAGAAATAAAGGCGACTATGTCAGCATTAGCAGAACATAAAAAAGAAAAACTCGTATGTGTTTTTCAACCACATACCTATAGTCGAACAAAACATCTATTAAATGATTTCGCAAATTCTTTTTACGACTGTGACGAAGTAATCGTGACAGAAATTTATGCTGCAAGAGAAAAATTTGACCCGACAATTCACTCTGTTGATCTTGTCGAAAAACTTAGAGAAAATGGAGTTAATGCAATTTATTTAAAAACCTTTGAAGAAGCTAAAGACCATATACAAAATGAAGTTAAAAATCAAGATGTTGTTATAACAACAGGCTGTGGTAACCCAGATGTTCTAGCTAAAATGATAGTGGAGTGA
- a CDS encoding threonine aldolase family protein produces MIYLNCDYSDGVHPNILEKLIKTNDYQTGVYGFDSFSEIAKKQIKDLCNNQDLDIYFISGGTQTNVIAISAALMHYQAVISADTGHINTHECGAVENSGHKILTLPNHDGKLIPSDIKAMIKAHHIQGMSKIHDVQPKMVYISNSTEFGTIYSKKEIEELYNVCKELNLFLYIDGARLGYALSAENNDLDLEFIASHCDMFYIGGTKLGAMYGEALVVINPELRVDFQYNLKLRGALLAKGRFLGIQFSELFKDDLYFKLAKHANYLSTKLRKALVERGYKLTINSPTNLTFVVMSQDKLDELSKEFAFETMSQYDENQKVIRIATGWNTKEEYIDKLIEKL; encoded by the coding sequence ATGATATATTTAAATTGTGATTATTCTGATGGTGTTCATCCTAATATCCTAGAAAAACTAATTAAAACCAATGACTACCAAACAGGAGTTTACGGATTTGACTCATTTTCAGAAATAGCAAAAAAACAAATTAAAGATTTATGCAATAACCAGGACTTAGATATATATTTTATTTCCGGTGGTACTCAAACAAATGTCATAGCAATATCTGCAGCATTAATGCATTATCAAGCTGTAATATCGGCAGACACAGGCCATATTAACACCCATGAATGTGGAGCTGTTGAAAATAGTGGTCATAAAATATTAACACTACCTAATCATGACGGAAAACTTATACCTTCCGATATAAAAGCCATGATTAAGGCCCATCATATTCAAGGAATGTCAAAAATTCATGATGTTCAACCGAAAATGGTATATATTTCCAACTCAACAGAATTTGGTACAATCTATAGTAAAAAAGAAATAGAAGAACTCTATAATGTTTGTAAAGAGTTAAATCTATTTTTATATATTGATGGTGCAAGATTAGGCTATGCACTTTCAGCCGAAAATAATGACTTAGATTTAGAATTTATTGCAAGTCATTGTGATATGTTTTATATTGGTGGAACAAAATTAGGTGCAATGTATGGAGAAGCATTAGTGGTTATAAACCCTGAACTCAGAGTTGACTTTCAATACAATTTAAAACTAAGAGGGGCTTTACTAGCTAAGGGAAGATTTTTAGGAATTCAATTTTCTGAATTATTTAAAGACGACCTCTATTTTAAACTAGCTAAACATGCTAATTATCTGTCAACAAAATTACGAAAAGCTCTAGTGGAAAGGGGATATAAATTAACCATAAACTCACCTACAAATCTAACCTTTGTAGTTATGAGTCAGGATAAGTTAGATGAATTATCTAAGGAATTTGCTTTTGAAACAATGTCACAATACGATGAAAATCAAAAGGTTATAAGAATTGCTACCGGTTGGAATACAAAAGAAGAATATATTGATAAACTAATAGAAAAATTATAA
- a CDS encoding gamma-glutamyl-gamma-aminobutyrate hydrolase family protein: protein MNKFIGIPCWLENRGKFISHEINNNFSKMVLDSGGIPIIIPQIYDKSFLDEYINMIDALILVGGSDISPYLYKEGPNRYLESTSPIRDEVEIYLLEKAVERKIPIFGICRGMQLINIFFGGNLYQDIYSQREDVFNHSDRENKNIIYYHDIEIKENSRLYDIFGPSLVVNTFHHQAIKKVAKDFKVTATADDGIIEAIEYEKNQFIMGIQFHPEFPEHNKNFYKLFDYFIGNISSLANSIDEEK from the coding sequence ATGAATAAGTTTATAGGAATACCATGTTGGTTGGAAAATAGGGGAAAATTTATAAGTCATGAAATCAATAATAATTTTTCCAAAATGGTACTTGATTCAGGGGGAATTCCAATAATTATTCCTCAAATTTATGATAAGTCATTTTTAGATGAGTATATTAATATGATAGATGCCTTAATATTAGTTGGTGGTTCTGATATTTCACCTTATCTTTATAAGGAAGGACCAAACAGATATTTGGAAAGTACCAGTCCAATAAGAGATGAAGTTGAAATATATCTATTGGAAAAAGCAGTTGAAAGAAAAATTCCTATATTTGGTATTTGTAGAGGAATGCAATTAATTAATATATTTTTTGGTGGAAATTTATATCAGGATATCTATTCCCAAAGAGAAGATGTATTTAACCATAGTGATAGAGAAAACAAAAATATTATTTATTATCACGATATAGAAATAAAAGAAAATAGTAGACTATATGATATTTTTGGCCCGTCATTAGTTGTAAATACCTTTCATCATCAGGCTATAAAAAAAGTAGCAAAGGACTTTAAGGTTACAGCGACTGCAGATGATGGAATAATAGAGGCAATAGAATATGAAAAGAATCAGTTTATTATGGGAATTCAATTCCATCCGGAATTTCCGGAACATAATAAAAATTTCTACAAACTTTTCGACTATTTTATAGGAAATATTAGCTCCTTAGCAAATAGTATCGATGAAGAAAAATAA